In Cedecea neteri, a single genomic region encodes these proteins:
- a CDS encoding YbaK/EbsC family protein, with the protein MSLQSVRQFFADHAPDIDIIELNQSTATVALAAAAHNVAPGQIAKTLSLKVKNDIILIVAKGDARLDNKKLKEAFGSKARMLSSDEVVNWTGHPVGGVCPFGLENPLAVFCDISLRQYDEVLPAAGAIHSAVRISPERMAELTHAKWVDVCQ; encoded by the coding sequence ATGAGTTTGCAGTCCGTGCGGCAGTTCTTCGCCGACCATGCCCCCGATATAGATATCATCGAGCTAAACCAAAGCACCGCTACCGTCGCACTTGCCGCCGCCGCCCACAATGTGGCTCCTGGGCAAATAGCCAAAACGCTCTCATTAAAAGTCAAAAACGACATAATCCTGATCGTCGCGAAGGGCGATGCACGCCTTGATAATAAGAAACTTAAAGAAGCATTTGGGTCCAAAGCGCGCATGCTCAGCAGTGATGAAGTGGTGAACTGGACCGGGCATCCTGTCGGCGGCGTCTGCCCGTTTGGGCTGGAAAACCCGCTGGCGGTGTTCTGCGACATCTCACTGCGCCAGTACGATGAAGTGTTGCCCGCCGCTGGGGCTATCCACAGCGCCGTCCGCATTTCACCTGAACGTATGGCCGAACTCACCCACGCTAAATGGGTGGACGTCTGCCAGTAA
- a CDS encoding threonine/serine exporter, with product MGIIEFVLALAQDMVLSAVPAVGFALVFNVPQRALPYCGLLGAIGHGSRMAMMTAGLNIEWSTFLASILVGIIGIQWSRWYLAHPKVFTVAAVIPMFPGIYAYTAMISAVKLTHFGYSDPLMIQLVTNFLKASFIVGALSIGLSLPGLWLYRKKPRV from the coding sequence ATGGGCATAATCGAGTTTGTTCTGGCTCTGGCCCAGGACATGGTGCTGTCTGCCGTGCCGGCGGTGGGCTTTGCGTTAGTCTTTAACGTGCCTCAGCGCGCCCTGCCTTACTGTGGCCTCCTCGGTGCTATCGGCCACGGCTCACGTATGGCGATGATGACGGCGGGTTTAAACATCGAGTGGAGCACTTTTCTGGCTTCGATTCTGGTCGGTATCATTGGTATTCAGTGGTCTCGCTGGTACCTTGCTCACCCTAAAGTTTTCACCGTTGCGGCCGTGATTCCAATGTTCCCGGGGATCTACGCCTACACCGCGATGATCTCGGCGGTAAAATTGACGCACTTTGGCTACAGCGATCCGCTGATGATCCAGCTGGTGACCAACTTCCTGAAAGCGTCATTTATCGTGGGGGCGCTGTCCATCGGGCTTTCACTGCCGGGGCTGTGGCTTTATCGCAAAAAACCCCGGGTCTGA
- a CDS encoding threonine/serine ThrE exporter family protein, which yields MQPDVASQRDVTRLCIQCALFLLQHGAESALVEELSTRLGKALGMDSVESSISANAIVLSTIKDNQCLTTTRKNNDRGINMHVVTEVQHIVILTEHKLLDARDVLKRFEHIKPLRYPRWLVVLMVGLSCGCFCKLNNGGWDGAFVAFIASSLAMYVRQLLTHRQLHPQINFCITAFVATTVSGLLIAKGPFAATSNIAMAASVLLLVPGFPLINAVADMFKGHVNTGLARWAMASLLTLATCIGVVMAMAVWGLRGWA from the coding sequence ATGCAGCCAGATGTTGCTTCCCAGCGGGACGTCACTCGTTTATGTATTCAATGCGCGCTCTTTTTACTGCAGCACGGGGCAGAAAGCGCGCTGGTAGAGGAGCTTTCAACGCGCCTTGGCAAAGCGTTGGGGATGGACAGCGTGGAAAGCTCAATCTCCGCTAACGCCATTGTGCTTAGCACCATTAAAGACAATCAGTGCCTGACCACCACCCGCAAAAATAACGATCGCGGGATCAACATGCACGTCGTCACCGAAGTCCAGCACATCGTGATCCTCACCGAACACAAGCTGCTGGATGCCAGGGACGTTCTCAAACGCTTCGAACACATCAAACCGCTGCGCTACCCACGCTGGCTGGTCGTCCTGATGGTGGGCCTTTCCTGTGGCTGCTTCTGTAAACTGAACAATGGTGGCTGGGACGGGGCGTTTGTCGCCTTTATCGCCAGCTCGCTGGCGATGTACGTGCGCCAGCTTCTCACCCACCGCCAGCTTCATCCGCAGATCAACTTCTGCATCACCGCGTTTGTCGCCACTACCGTTTCGGGCCTGCTGATCGCCAAAGGCCCGTTTGCCGCCACTTCCAATATTGCGATGGCCGCAAGCGTGTTATTACTCGTCCCCGGTTTCCCGCTGATTAACGCCGTCGCCGACATGTTCAAAGGCCACGTAAACACCGGGCTTGCTCGCTGGGCGATGGCCAGCCTGCTCACGCTTGCCACCTGCATTGGCGTAGTGATGGCGATGGCGGTATGGGGGCTAAGAGGATGGGCATAA
- a CDS encoding DUF1435 domain-containing protein, which yields MLQRRLESGWSVMVAGLAVALLACLDLSFSQWRVLVVIGLLATALMLYHKTLRHFVLLPSCVAFASGLLLIVMNLGSMR from the coding sequence ATGCTGCAACGACGACTCGAAAGTGGCTGGAGTGTAATGGTGGCGGGGCTTGCCGTGGCGCTGCTTGCCTGTCTGGATCTCAGTTTCAGTCAGTGGCGCGTGCTGGTGGTTATCGGGCTGCTTGCAACGGCATTGATGCTCTACCACAAAACGTTGAGACACTTTGTTTTACTGCCGTCGTGCGTAGCATTTGCCAGCGGATTGCTGTTGATTGTGATGAATTTGGGATCGATGAGATAA
- a CDS encoding GGDEF domain-containing protein: protein MTAQTWRALLKAKQLLSLRLFLLLNALAAAFAMLFPIHSTMRITPPVVAILLISLALLAWQMMNNKQLINLNIVSLFLGLLWAVHIFIKNAAIGDLDTSFLVISLMSVLFIGAIAFMNNIVAFLLHSLPVALVVLWLGNVDQWLRVIYSIALPAIGIAIQHIIQKRNDRFTQRLMNKLLEEKETLTDLSMLDPLTGLYNRRGFQNRLENIQASGSGSHYVLLLDIDHFKSYNDHYGHAMGDQALIRVSAAIRDAVRSRDLVTRYGGEEFMIMLTNIDAERAMQSAERIRQRVFDLDIPHMFNTQVATNVTVSIGLAPFIEGSIDDALSLADKALYQAKNQGRNSILTNDMLAVN from the coding sequence ATGACAGCCCAAACCTGGCGAGCCTTACTCAAAGCAAAGCAGCTGCTTTCTTTACGTTTATTTTTGCTGCTCAACGCCCTGGCAGCCGCTTTTGCTATGCTCTTTCCGATCCATTCGACCATGCGCATAACGCCGCCCGTTGTTGCTATTCTGCTGATTAGCCTGGCCTTGCTTGCCTGGCAAATGATGAATAATAAGCAGCTGATTAACCTGAATATTGTCTCGTTATTTCTTGGGTTATTATGGGCGGTGCATATTTTCATTAAAAACGCGGCCATCGGGGATCTGGACACCTCATTTCTGGTGATTAGCCTGATGTCGGTGCTTTTTATTGGCGCTATTGCCTTTATGAATAATATTGTGGCTTTCCTGCTGCACAGCCTGCCCGTGGCGCTGGTCGTACTTTGGCTGGGCAACGTTGACCAATGGCTGAGGGTGATTTATTCCATTGCGCTGCCCGCTATCGGGATCGCTATTCAGCATATTATTCAGAAACGTAATGACCGCTTCACCCAGCGGCTGATGAATAAGCTGCTCGAAGAAAAAGAGACGCTGACCGATCTCAGCATGCTCGATCCTTTAACCGGCCTGTACAACCGTCGCGGCTTTCAAAACCGCCTCGAGAACATCCAGGCCTCCGGCAGCGGCAGTCACTACGTTTTGCTGCTGGATATCGACCACTTCAAGTCCTACAACGACCACTACGGCCATGCGATGGGCGATCAGGCGCTGATCCGCGTTTCTGCGGCGATTCGCGATGCCGTGCGCTCAAGAGATCTTGTCACGCGCTACGGCGGGGAAGAGTTCATGATTATGCTCACCAACATCGACGCGGAACGTGCCATGCAGTCGGCGGAAAGGATCCGCCAGCGTGTTTTCGATTTGGACATCCCGCATATGTTTAATACCCAGGTCGCGACCAACGTTACCGTCAGCATCGGGCTTGCACCGTTCATCGAAGGCAGCATAGACGATGCCCTTAGCCTCGCAGATAAAGCGCTTTATCAGGCCAAAAACCAGGGAAGAAACAGTATTCTGACCAACGACATGCTCGCGGTGAATTAA
- a CDS encoding PTS sugar transporter subunit IIB, which yields MKRILLCCAAGMSTSMVVNRMKQAAQDQQIEVEIKAVGIEEFTDVMPEFDCCLLGPQIKYRLEDFKAQAAPKRIPVTVINSMDYGMMRGDRILADALALIA from the coding sequence ATGAAACGTATCCTTTTATGCTGTGCCGCTGGTATGTCTACCAGTATGGTCGTGAACAGGATGAAACAGGCCGCCCAGGATCAACAGATTGAGGTTGAGATCAAGGCGGTGGGTATCGAAGAGTTCACGGATGTTATGCCTGAATTTGATTGCTGTTTACTCGGTCCGCAGATCAAATACCGTCTGGAAGATTTTAAGGCTCAGGCCGCGCCCAAACGGATCCCGGTCACGGTCATTAACTCTATGGATTACGGAATGATGCGCGGCGACAGAATTCTCGCCGATGCACTCGCGTTGATAGCCTGA
- a CDS encoding DMT family transporter — protein sequence MSKYKTIDRLAVAGMITLCLIWSLQQPGLKATAEDASPILQIALRSGIGAGLVALYMLLRKEKIQYASLPWLAGAGAGVLFALEYLFLGIGLRYTSAAHGVVFLYTAPLFAAVGLHFTLRSERLAPVQWIGIVLAFIGVIVTFSAPDGGHSSLFGDLLCLLSGASWGATTVLVRTSRLTQMSAAQTTLFQLAGAFIVLLAASFMLGQTRFNPTPLLLGNMVFQSVVVSFLSLLIWFALLRRYQASALGAFSFVTPLLGVVFGAWLLNEKINAGFLLGSVFVIGGIVCVSCNQWLEKIITFHRRG from the coding sequence ATGTCCAAATACAAAACCATCGACCGCCTGGCCGTCGCCGGGATGATCACCCTCTGTCTGATATGGAGCCTGCAGCAGCCCGGCCTGAAAGCCACGGCTGAGGACGCCAGCCCCATCCTACAGATCGCCTTACGTTCCGGTATAGGCGCGGGGCTGGTCGCGCTTTATATGCTGTTGAGAAAAGAGAAAATTCAGTACGCCTCCCTGCCCTGGCTTGCAGGCGCGGGAGCCGGAGTTCTGTTTGCGCTCGAGTATTTGTTTCTTGGCATCGGCCTGCGTTATACCAGCGCCGCGCACGGCGTAGTTTTTCTTTATACCGCACCGCTGTTTGCCGCCGTGGGCCTGCACTTTACCCTGCGTTCTGAGCGCTTGGCGCCGGTACAGTGGATCGGGATCGTACTGGCATTTATTGGCGTAATTGTCACATTTTCAGCGCCAGATGGTGGGCATTCATCACTTTTCGGCGATCTCCTTTGCCTGCTTTCCGGTGCCTCTTGGGGCGCAACCACTGTGTTGGTTCGCACCTCCCGTCTGACCCAGATGTCCGCCGCCCAAACGACGCTGTTTCAGCTCGCAGGGGCTTTTATTGTGCTGCTTGCAGCGTCGTTCATGCTAGGGCAAACTCGCTTTAACCCAACGCCGCTACTGCTGGGCAATATGGTCTTTCAGTCTGTGGTTGTTTCCTTCCTGAGCCTGCTTATCTGGTTTGCTTTACTGCGCCGCTACCAGGCTTCTGCGCTCGGCGCCTTTTCTTTTGTCACACCGCTGCTCGGGGTCGTGTTTGGCGCCTGGTTACTGAATGAAAAGATAAACGCCGGTTTTCTGCTGGGATCGGTTTTCGTCATCGGCGGCATTGTCTGCGTGAGCTGCAATCAATGGCTGGAAAAAATAATCACGTTTCATCGTCGGGGATAG
- a CDS encoding AraC family transcriptional regulator: MPKKTPSILIAPFTGELPATLYFRSAPMPAHGLYLEHSHPWGEFVSAVSGVVEVQYAGGHFVVPSQYGIWLPPNTQHLAQNRMEAWHSSVYVSLAECAAFPQQVTVMAITPLVRAMLEHLHLNPPGIPPSEEESRFLRVLVDRLIKAERVGNYLPGSGDPLVQRVLNVLEQNPGDSRSVAALAALANTSERTLMRRCQRELGMTLAEWRQRLRIVKAMPLLAEGWTVENIAFELGYGSSSAFITMFRRLTQETPDEYRKRITGLER, encoded by the coding sequence GTGCCAAAGAAAACGCCCAGCATCCTTATCGCGCCTTTTACCGGCGAGCTTCCGGCCACGCTGTACTTTCGCAGCGCGCCGATGCCTGCGCACGGTTTGTACCTGGAACACAGTCATCCCTGGGGAGAGTTTGTCTCAGCGGTAAGCGGCGTTGTGGAGGTGCAATATGCCGGAGGGCACTTTGTGGTGCCGTCCCAGTACGGTATCTGGCTGCCGCCGAACACGCAGCATCTGGCGCAAAATCGGATGGAGGCGTGGCACAGCTCCGTATATGTCAGCCTCGCGGAGTGCGCAGCGTTTCCGCAGCAGGTGACCGTTATGGCTATCACGCCTCTCGTCCGGGCGATGCTCGAGCATTTACATCTTAACCCGCCGGGCATCCCTCCTTCTGAAGAGGAATCGCGGTTCCTGCGTGTGCTGGTTGACCGGCTGATTAAGGCGGAACGGGTGGGGAACTATTTGCCAGGATCCGGCGATCCTTTGGTTCAGCGGGTGCTTAACGTGCTGGAACAAAACCCTGGGGATAGCCGTTCCGTGGCGGCATTGGCGGCTTTGGCCAATACCAGTGAGCGAACGTTGATGAGACGTTGCCAGCGGGAGCTGGGTATGACGCTGGCGGAGTGGCGGCAGAGGCTAAGAATTGTGAAAGCGATGCCTTTACTGGCCGAGGGATGGACCGTCGAGAATATCGCTTTTGAGCTGGGGTACGGCAGTTCATCGGCGTTTATTACGATGTTCCGCCGCTTAACCCAGGAAACGCCGGATGAGTATCGCAAGCGTATTACCGGGTTGGAGCGTTAA
- a CDS encoding PTS sugar transporter subunit IIC produces MSSNHAAFNLIFRFVENYVSPIAGRISSQRHVMAIRDGFISAMPFMIVGSFLLVFAYPPFSPTTTWGFARAWLDLAKQFEGQILTPFDMTMGIMSIYICAAIAYNLGKHYVKSHGLDPFMCAMLSLMAFLVVAAPKTKGTLPVDSLGGTGIFTAILVAIYCVEMMRFLKAHNIGIKLPDQVPPMIKNSFDLLIPVLVVVLTLYPLSLFIQSQFEMLIPQAIMALFKPLVSAADSLPAILLAVLIAHLLWFAGIHGAAIVSGMLQMFWLTNLGLNQGALAAGAPLPHIFMEAFWTFFIVVGGSGATMGLVICYLRSKSAHLRSIGRLSIVPTCFNINEPVIFGTPIVMNPVFFIPFLLAPMVNAVLAWGAMKLDLIGRVISVVPWTAPAPIGAAWALGWDFRAAILVILLACVSSIIYFPFFKVYEKQLLEQEKEEAQRASEEGSQQLA; encoded by the coding sequence ATGTCTTCCAACCATGCTGCTTTTAATTTAATTTTTCGGTTTGTTGAGAACTACGTTAGCCCGATAGCTGGCCGCATTTCTTCCCAGCGGCACGTGATGGCTATTCGCGACGGCTTTATTTCTGCGATGCCGTTTATGATTGTTGGCTCGTTCCTGCTGGTTTTTGCTTATCCACCGTTTTCGCCCACCACGACATGGGGCTTTGCTCGCGCCTGGCTCGACCTGGCGAAGCAGTTTGAAGGGCAGATTTTAACGCCGTTTGATATGACGATGGGCATCATGTCTATCTACATATGTGCGGCGATTGCCTACAACCTGGGTAAACACTACGTTAAATCGCACGGGCTCGATCCTTTCATGTGCGCGATGCTGTCGCTGATGGCTTTCCTGGTGGTTGCGGCCCCGAAAACCAAAGGCACGCTGCCGGTGGACAGCCTTGGCGGCACCGGGATCTTTACCGCGATTCTGGTGGCGATCTACTGCGTAGAAATGATGCGTTTCCTGAAAGCACACAATATCGGCATCAAGCTGCCGGACCAGGTGCCACCGATGATCAAAAACTCTTTTGATCTGCTGATCCCGGTGCTGGTTGTGGTGCTGACGCTGTATCCGCTGAGCCTGTTTATTCAGTCCCAGTTCGAAATGCTGATCCCTCAGGCCATTATGGCGCTGTTCAAACCGCTGGTGTCCGCGGCGGATTCTCTGCCTGCGATTCTGCTTGCCGTACTGATTGCTCACCTGCTGTGGTTTGCGGGTATTCACGGGGCAGCGATTGTCTCCGGGATGCTGCAGATGTTCTGGCTGACCAACCTGGGTCTGAACCAGGGCGCGCTGGCGGCCGGTGCACCTCTGCCGCATATCTTTATGGAAGCGTTCTGGACCTTCTTTATCGTGGTCGGCGGTTCCGGGGCAACGATGGGATTGGTTATTTGTTACCTGCGCAGTAAATCTGCCCACCTGCGTTCCATTGGCCGTCTGAGCATCGTGCCAACCTGTTTTAACATTAACGAGCCGGTGATCTTCGGGACGCCGATTGTGATGAACCCGGTGTTCTTCATTCCGTTCCTGCTGGCACCAATGGTTAACGCCGTGCTGGCCTGGGGCGCGATGAAACTGGATCTGATTGGTCGCGTGATTTCGGTGGTGCCGTGGACCGCGCCTGCGCCAATCGGTGCTGCCTGGGCGCTGGGCTGGGACTTCCGTGCCGCAATTCTGGTGATTTTGCTGGCCTGCGTGTCGTCCATCATCTACTTCCCGTTCTTCAAAGTGTACGAGAAGCAGCTGCTGGAGCAGGAAAAAGAAGAAGCCCAGAGAGCGAGCGAGGAGGGGAGTCAGCAGCTGGCTTAA
- the fhuF gene encoding siderophore-iron reductase FhuF, with product MALHSLQLSDDSGCFVLPWPPAASPLADSLREYFAAHRPYFNDIIKLNEQAPATAMTLSEWQRPATLTSLMAAYGDHIYRHQPELTRENKPLKSLWAQWYIGLLVPPMMMALLTQPKALNISPQHVQVEFHETGRAKCFWIDVAEDCRASEQSLTVRLEKFIVDGLMPVVAALEASEEINARLIWSNTGYLVNWFFGELKPLLDEQSLATLVQTCFFEKQLSCGRENPLYRTVISREGVLVRRTCCQRYKLPDVQRCGDCTLK from the coding sequence ATGGCGCTTCACTCCCTCCAACTTAGCGATGACAGCGGTTGCTTTGTTCTTCCCTGGCCCCCAGCGGCAAGCCCGCTGGCAGATTCGCTGCGGGAGTATTTTGCCGCGCACCGCCCGTACTTCAATGACATCATCAAATTAAACGAACAGGCTCCCGCCACGGCAATGACGCTTAGCGAATGGCAACGCCCCGCCACGCTAACCTCTCTGATGGCGGCCTACGGCGACCATATCTATCGTCACCAGCCTGAACTTACCCGCGAGAATAAACCGCTGAAGTCGCTGTGGGCGCAATGGTACATCGGCCTGCTGGTGCCGCCGATGATGATGGCGCTGCTGACTCAGCCTAAAGCGCTGAACATTTCGCCTCAGCATGTACAGGTGGAGTTCCACGAAACGGGCCGGGCTAAATGTTTCTGGATTGACGTGGCTGAAGATTGCCGGGCAAGCGAGCAGTCGCTCACTGTTCGTCTGGAAAAATTCATCGTCGACGGTTTGATGCCCGTCGTGGCGGCGCTGGAAGCCAGCGAAGAGATTAATGCCCGGCTTATCTGGAGCAACACCGGCTACCTGGTGAACTGGTTCTTCGGCGAGCTAAAACCGCTGCTGGATGAACAAAGCCTGGCGACGCTGGTACAAACCTGTTTCTTTGAAAAACAGCTTTCATGCGGCCGGGAGAATCCGCTTTACCGCACGGTTATCTCGCGTGAAGGCGTTCTGGTCAGACGCACCTGCTGCCAACGCTATAAGCTGCCTGACGTCCAGCGCTGCGGCGACTGTACTCTCAAATAG